Proteins encoded in a region of the Clostridia bacterium genome:
- the dtd gene encoding D-tyrosyl-tRNA(Tyr) deacylase, which produces MKIVIQRVKYATCRVDGEVVGKIENGLLVYVGFGPEDGTKEVDWSVDRAYKMRIFEDDAGKMNKSVLDVAGDVLWVPNFTLYCDASSRRPSFSGAMAFGDAKSLFDYLKQSVLKYTGKPVQCGVFGADMQIESIADGPINVVVETTK; this is translated from the coding sequence ATGAAAATAGTGATACAACGAGTAAAATACGCCACCTGCCGCGTGGACGGCGAAGTGGTGGGGAAGATAGAAAACGGCCTCTTGGTGTACGTGGGATTCGGCCCCGAAGACGGCACCAAAGAGGTGGATTGGTCGGTTGACCGCGCGTATAAAATGCGTATCTTCGAGGACGACGCGGGCAAGATGAATAAGTCCGTATTGGACGTGGCGGGAGACGTATTGTGGGTGCCCAATTTCACCTTGTATTGCGACGCGAGTTCGCGCCGCCCCTCTTTCTCGGGCGCGATGGCGTTCGGCGACGCCAAAAGCCTGTTTGATTACCTCAAACAAAGCGTGTTGAAATATACGGGAAAACCCGTGCAATGTGGGGTTTTTGGCGCGGATATGCAGATAGAGAGCATCGCGGACGGGCCGATCAACGTCGTTGTCGAAACGACAAAGTGA
- the recJ gene encoding single-stranded-DNA-specific exonuclease RecJ: MEIKELSKLLGVHPEIVKLLEDRGVTTVDEAKKFLYPALEDMHPAAGILHIDEAVARINEAIEAGERILIFGDYDCDGICATTILTLFLRGKGADVVYYIPRRQDGYGLSETAVEKVIETYNPDLIVTVDCGITSVEEVAYVFDLGVDIVVTDHHEPLAELPDCVAVNPKLGEDEALRNLCGAGVAMKLVEAMSDKATADEYLDLAALATVADVMPLLGENRVIVYYGLKALNACKRKGLAALIKSCELDGEVTAGDIGYRIAPRINALGRLNDDADVVELFLTEDDFVVRELVEKINAANTARQALTKQMAAAAKEKLKDYDLMERRVIVLWDDKWESGVLGLVAARLVQEFGRPVVLLSNVGDAFKGSARSIEGVNIVQALTAVENRMVQFGGHAGAAGMSVKRENLNAFADDLNDYLRKTYPDDAFVPQRKADIRYDKQSMQAAFFADLQRLEPFGEGNPTPKFVVPSEGCSLARIGETEHVKSKLSPEVELIAFGGLHLLTALRSGASFDYYCDWGYRTYQNRRYIQLSVSDVVTAGCEKLRDSAPAFGNYLKTILYPPQEVGVRMSDVKKEIADLKGAFGVLFVAFGAKSAQNFMKELLLAGKRDLLKRLAVGKTEDNPLNTLLVAPTDTAGWRYYSSIVFLDAPLSKGYLAYVGSKAPNPELVLLRQYGFLDEIAKLHLTETDVQATLRGMRRLDLYKCKTLDDLCYEMQLKGCYVADVYAHFYILYELGVIQVGQGFRLQIRETAFDLAASRVYNTLNKLRGTL; this comes from the coding sequence ATGGAAATAAAAGAATTGTCGAAATTGTTGGGCGTGCATCCCGAAATCGTGAAGTTGCTGGAAGACCGCGGTGTGACGACGGTCGACGAGGCGAAAAAGTTTTTGTATCCCGCCTTGGAAGATATGCACCCCGCCGCGGGTATATTGCATATCGACGAAGCGGTTGCGCGCATCAACGAGGCTATCGAAGCGGGCGAACGAATATTGATATTCGGCGACTACGACTGCGACGGTATCTGCGCGACCACCATTTTGACCTTGTTTTTGCGGGGAAAAGGCGCGGACGTCGTGTACTATATTCCCAGACGGCAGGACGGCTACGGATTGTCCGAAACAGCCGTTGAAAAAGTGATAGAAACCTATAATCCCGACCTCATCGTGACCGTGGACTGCGGTATTACCTCGGTGGAGGAAGTGGCCTACGTCTTCGACCTCGGCGTAGATATCGTGGTGACCGACCACCATGAGCCGCTGGCGGAACTGCCCGATTGCGTGGCGGTCAATCCCAAGTTGGGAGAGGACGAGGCCTTGCGCAACCTGTGCGGCGCGGGCGTGGCGATGAAATTGGTGGAGGCGATGTCGGATAAGGCGACCGCCGACGAGTATCTGGATTTGGCGGCCTTGGCGACCGTGGCCGACGTGATGCCCCTCTTGGGTGAAAATCGCGTGATCGTGTACTACGGATTGAAAGCGTTGAACGCTTGCAAACGCAAGGGGTTGGCCGCTTTGATAAAGTCGTGCGAGTTGGACGGGGAAGTGACCGCGGGCGATATCGGCTACCGCATCGCGCCCCGTATCAACGCGTTGGGGCGGCTGAACGACGACGCCGACGTGGTGGAACTCTTTTTGACCGAGGACGACTTTGTGGTGCGCGAATTGGTGGAGAAAATCAACGCCGCCAATACCGCAAGACAGGCCCTGACCAAACAGATGGCCGCCGCCGCCAAGGAGAAATTGAAAGATTACGATTTGATGGAACGCCGCGTGATCGTGCTGTGGGACGACAAGTGGGAGTCGGGAGTGCTGGGCTTGGTGGCTGCAAGGTTGGTGCAGGAATTCGGCCGCCCCGTCGTGCTGTTGTCCAACGTGGGCGACGCCTTTAAGGGGAGCGCGCGGAGTATCGAAGGCGTGAATATCGTGCAGGCGCTCACCGCCGTGGAAAACAGAATGGTGCAATTCGGCGGACACGCGGGCGCGGCGGGTATGAGCGTGAAACGCGAAAACCTCAACGCCTTTGCGGACGACTTGAACGACTACTTGCGAAAGACCTACCCCGACGACGCGTTCGTACCCCAACGAAAGGCGGATATACGCTACGACAAACAAAGTATGCAGGCGGCCTTTTTTGCCGATTTGCAACGGTTGGAACCCTTTGGCGAGGGAAACCCGACGCCCAAGTTCGTGGTGCCGAGCGAGGGTTGCTCGTTGGCGCGGATAGGCGAGACCGAACACGTGAAGAGCAAACTATCCCCCGAGGTCGAGTTGATTGCCTTCGGCGGATTGCATTTGCTGACCGCTTTGCGCTCGGGCGCAAGTTTCGACTACTATTGCGATTGGGGGTACCGCACGTATCAAAATCGCCGCTATATTCAGTTGTCTGTGTCGGACGTCGTGACCGCGGGGTGCGAGAAACTGCGCGACAGCGCGCCCGCCTTCGGCAACTATTTGAAGACCATATTGTATCCGCCCCAAGAAGTGGGCGTGCGTATGTCCGACGTGAAGAAAGAAATCGCCGACCTCAAAGGGGCATTCGGCGTGCTGTTCGTGGCGTTCGGGGCAAAGAGCGCGCAAAACTTCATGAAAGAGTTGCTCTTGGCCGGCAAGCGCGACCTCTTGAAACGGCTGGCGGTGGGTAAGACCGAGGATAATCCCCTCAATACCTTGCTGGTCGCGCCGACGGACACGGCGGGGTGGCGGTACTACAGCAGTATCGTATTCCTCGACGCGCCCTTGTCCAAGGGGTATTTGGCTTACGTGGGTAGCAAAGCGCCCAACCCAGAGTTGGTGCTGTTGCGGCAATACGGCTTCCTCGACGAAATCGCGAAGTTGCACCTGACGGAGACGGACGTGCAAGCCACCCTTCGTGGAATGCGTAGATTGGACCTGTATAAGTGCAAAACCTTGGACGACTTGTGCTACGAGATGCAACTGAAGGGCTGCTACGTGGCCGACGTGTACGCGCATTTCTATATACTGTACGAGTTGGGCGTGATACAGGTGGGGCAGGGCTTCCGCCTGCAGATCCGCGAAACGGCATTCGACCTCGCGGCGTCACGCGTGTATAATACGCTGAACAAATTGAGAGGAACCCTATGA